In one window of Alphaproteobacteria bacterium 33-17 DNA:
- a CDS encoding chaperonin GroL, giving the protein MAGKIISHGSEARKRMIEGANILADAVKVTLGPRGRNVIIEKSFGAPQITKDGVTVAKSIELVDRMQNMGAQLVREVPSKTNDKAGDGTTTSTVLAQSIINEGNKLVSSGLNPMDVKRGIDLAVTSVIEDLKKKSRPVKDKKEIAQVGTISANGDTAIGEKIAEAMEKVGKEGVITVEEAKGLEFELDVVEGMMFDRGYLSPYFVTNSEKMTVELDRPYILIFEKKLTGLQPMLPLLEAVVQSGRPLLIIAEDVEGEALATLVVNKLRGGLKVAAVKAPGFGDRRKAMLEDIAILTGAQVVSEDLGMKLENVNLTALGTSKRIVITKENTTIIDGNGEKEAIEARCSQIRAQVAETTSDYDREKLQERLAKLSGGVAVLKVGGATEVEVKERKDRVEDALNATRAAVAEGIVSGGGTALYYSSRSLDNLTATNEDQKAGIAVIRRALQSPLRQIAENSGIDGAVVIAKLNDSKDANYGFDAQKLEYVDMFEAGIIDPTKVVRTALQDAASIAGLFITTEASIVEKPEDNKPSAMASGMGGMGGMGGMDF; this is encoded by the coding sequence ATGGCTGGAAAAATTATTTCACACGGTAGTGAAGCTCGTAAAAGAATGATCGAAGGCGCTAACATTCTTGCTGATGCAGTGAAAGTTACATTAGGTCCTCGTGGAAGAAACGTAATCATCGAAAAATCTTTCGGTGCGCCACAAATTACAAAAGATGGTGTTACAGTTGCTAAAAGCATTGAACTCGTTGACAGAATGCAAAATATGGGCGCTCAGTTAGTTCGTGAAGTGCCTAGCAAAACAAATGACAAAGCTGGTGATGGTACAACAACATCTACAGTTCTTGCTCAATCTATTATTAACGAAGGTAACAAGTTAGTAAGCTCTGGTCTTAACCCAATGGACGTAAAAAGAGGCATTGACCTTGCAGTAACAAGCGTTATCGAAGACCTTAAGAAAAAAAGCCGTCCTGTTAAAGACAAAAAAGAAATCGCACAGGTTGGTACAATTTCTGCAAATGGCGATACAGCTATTGGTGAAAAAATTGCTGAAGCTATGGAAAAAGTAGGTAAAGAAGGCGTAATTACCGTTGAAGAAGCAAAAGGCTTAGAGTTTGAGCTTGATGTTGTAGAAGGTATGATGTTTGACCGTGGTTACTTGTCACCATACTTTGTAACAAACTCAGAAAAAATGACTGTAGAGTTAGATAGACCTTATATTTTAATTTTCGAGAAAAAATTAACAGGTCTTCAGCCAATGCTTCCACTTTTAGAAGCTGTTGTTCAGTCTGGTCGTCCGCTTTTAATTATCGCTGAAGATGTTGAAGGCGAAGCACTTGCTACACTTGTTGTAAACAAACTCCGTGGTGGCCTAAAAGTCGCTGCTGTTAAAGCTCCTGGTTTTGGTGATAGAAGAAAAGCTATGCTTGAAGATATCGCAATCTTAACAGGCGCTCAGGTAGTAAGTGAAGATTTAGGTATGAAGTTAGAAAACGTAAATCTTACCGCACTTGGAACATCTAAGAGAATTGTTATTACAAAAGAAAACACAACAATTATCGATGGTAACGGTGAGAAAGAAGCTATTGAAGCTAGATGTAGCCAAATCAGAGCGCAAGTAGCTGAAACAACATCTGACTACGACCGTGAAAAATTACAAGAAAGACTTGCTAAACTTTCAGGTGGTGTTGCCGTTCTTAAAGTTGGCGGCGCAACAGAAGTTGAAGTAAAAGAACGTAAAGACCGCGTAGAAGATGCTCTTAACGCAACACGTGCTGCTGTTGCTGAAGGTATCGTTTCTGGTGGTGGTACAGCACTTTACTATTCTTCAAGATCACTTGATAATTTAACAGCTACAAACGAAGACCAAAAAGCTGGTATTGCTGTTATTAGACGTGCATTACAATCTCCACTTCGTCAAATTGCTGAAAACTCAGGTATTGATGGTGCAGTTGTAATTGCTAAACTTAATGACAGTAAAGATGCAAACTATGGTTTTGATGCTCAAAAATTAGAGTATGTAGACATGTTTGAAGCTGGTATTATAGACCCTACAAAAGTAGTTCGTACTGCTCTTCAGGATGCTGCGTCTATTGCTGGTTTATTTATTACCACAGAAGCTTCAATTGTTGAAAAACCAGAAGATAACAAACCATCTGCTATGGCATCTGGCATGGGCGGAATGGGTGGTATGGGCGGAATGGACTTCTAG
- a CDS encoding co-chaperone GroES has product MTKFIPLKDRIAVERIAEEEKTAGGIIIPDSAKEKPMQGKVIAVGNGNKDDKGAVIPMDVKVGDTVLFAKWSGTEVKIDGKDLLILKEADVIGIVA; this is encoded by the coding sequence ATGACAAAGTTCATTCCTTTAAAAGACAGAATCGCAGTTGAGCGTATTGCTGAAGAGGAAAAAACTGCAGGTGGAATTATTATTCCAGACAGCGCAAAGGAAAAACCAATGCAAGGTAAAGTAATTGCTGTTGGTAATGGCAATAAAGACGACAAAGGTGCTGTAATTCCTATGGATGTAAAAGTAGGTGATACAGTTCTATTTGCAAAATGGTCTGGAACTGAAGTTAAAATCGATGGCAAAGACCTTCTTATTTTAAAAGAAGCTGATGTTATTGGAATTGTAGCTTAA